In Pongo abelii isolate AG06213 chromosome 22, NHGRI_mPonAbe1-v2.0_pri, whole genome shotgun sequence, the following are encoded in one genomic region:
- the LOC112130535 gene encoding LOW QUALITY PROTEIN: keratin-associated protein 20-3 (The sequence of the model RefSeq protein was modified relative to this genomic sequence to represent the inferred CDS: substituted 1 base at 1 genomic stop codon) has translation MSYYGNYXGGLGYGYDCKYSYTSGFGAFRILDCGYRCGCGGVWIRLLPPI, from the coding sequence ATGAGCTACTATGGCAACTACTAAGGAGGACTGGGCTATGGCTATGACTGTAAATATAGTTATACCTCTGGCTTTGGTGCCTTTAGAATCCTGGACTGTGGCTACAGATGTGGCTGTGGTGGGGTATGGATTCGACTGCTGCCACCAATATGA